Proteins encoded in a region of the Limanda limanda chromosome 17, fLimLim1.1, whole genome shotgun sequence genome:
- the nupr1b gene encoding nuclear protein 1b — protein sequence MSVYERRSECGGGAECSRYKNSENRGENRSCCCPALKKKKKKKKKKKKKKKKKKKKKKKKKKKKKKKKKKKLLQLLSNCFFCLTNMSHVDVKNMKPSCFEDEHYDKYEYYNLSDKYSEGSARKGRTKKEASDNTNRPNPSGHERKIVEKLQNSEKKTKE from the exons ATGAGTGTTTATGAAAGGAGGAGtgagtgtggaggaggagcagaatgTTCCCGTTATAAAAActcagagaacagaggagaaaataGATCCTGTTGTTGTCCTgctctgaagaagaagaagaagaagaagaagaagaagaagaagaagaagaagaagaagaagaagaagaagaagaagaagaagaagaagaagaagaagaagaagaagaagaaacttctGCAACTTttatcaaactgttttttttgtctcacaAACATGAGTCACGTCGACGTGAAGAACATGAAACCCTCCTGCTTTGAAGACGAGCATTatgataaatatgaatattataatCTGTCAGATAAATACTCAG aggGTTCGGCTCGTAAAGGCCGAACCAAGAAGGAGGCCAGTGACAACACCAACAGACCGAACCCTTCAGGACACGAGAGGAAGATCGTCGAGAAACTGCAGAACAGTGAGAAGAAAACCAAAGAGTGA